Proteins encoded together in one Magnetococcus sp. PR-3 window:
- a CDS encoding YwaF family protein, with protein sequence MSAFFSVDYHGPAFQLFGWAHLTMLGVISLILVGLISWGGNIPSHLRIYVRYGFAALLIANELFWHVWVWGAGQWKVQTMLPLHFCSVAVILSVFMLLTKSQRLYELVYFIGISGAILALLTPAMGRYGAQHALFYQFFISHGMIIVAAVYMSVVECFRPTWRALIRVSVVGILYMLLVSRVNLLLDSNYLFIAQKPEEATTLDILPPWPWNIPFMVLGMLLMMLFLYYLISKKRDRVDGSIL encoded by the coding sequence ATGAGTGCTTTCTTTTCGGTGGATTATCATGGTCCGGCGTTCCAGCTATTTGGCTGGGCACACCTGACCATGTTGGGGGTTATCTCTTTAATCCTGGTGGGTTTGATATCCTGGGGAGGGAACATTCCCTCACACCTGCGGATCTATGTGCGTTATGGTTTTGCTGCATTACTGATAGCCAATGAGCTGTTCTGGCATGTTTGGGTGTGGGGGGCTGGCCAGTGGAAGGTACAAACCATGTTACCTCTCCACTTTTGTAGTGTTGCCGTTATTCTTAGTGTTTTCATGCTACTTACAAAAAGCCAGCGGCTCTATGAGCTGGTCTATTTTATTGGTATCAGTGGGGCCATCTTAGCTTTATTGACGCCAGCTATGGGTCGTTACGGCGCCCAACATGCACTTTTTTATCAGTTTTTTATCTCCCATGGCATGATCATCGTGGCTGCAGTCTATATGAGTGTGGTCGAGTGTTTTCGTCCAACGTGGCGCGCATTAATCCGGGTGTCTGTTGTGGGTATTCTCTACATGCTGTTGGTCAGCAGAGTTAACCTTCTGTTGGATAGTAACTATCTCTTTATCGCGCAAAAGCCAGAGGAAGCGACCACTCTGGATATTCTCCCCCCTTGGCCTTGGAATATACCGTTTATGGTCCTGGGGATGCTGTTGATGATGCTTTTTCTTTACTATCTCATCTCCAAAAAACGAGATCGAGTTGATGGATCGATTCTATGA
- a CDS encoding acyl carrier protein, protein MTQQTSTPNADQIQRWISDYLEGTLHIAPDDIEPQRPFTEYGLDSASVVILTGDLEEWLGRDLDPSLLQTYATLEALTNYLATGEGS, encoded by the coding sequence ATGACTCAACAGACCTCTACCCCCAATGCCGACCAGATACAACGCTGGATCAGTGACTATCTTGAGGGTACCCTGCACATTGCCCCCGATGATATTGAACCACAAAGACCTTTTACAGAATATGGTTTGGACTCTGCATCTGTGGTGATTTTAACAGGTGATCTTGAAGAGTGGTTGGGGCGGGATCTAGATCCAAGCCTGTTGCAGACATATGCCACGTTGGAGGCCCTGACAAACTATTTGGCCACAGGTGAAGGTTCCTAA